The DNA window GCCCACGTGGTGCGCCGTCGCCGCCCCCTGCGCGGCCGGGTCTGACCGGCCGACCTCCCCGGTCAGACCCTTCGGGGGTGTCTTCCGGGAACGCACCCCCGCCGCCGGTCGCCCCGGGGCCTGGCCAGGACCCGGGGCGGCCGGCTACCGGCGGTCCGAAACGCGATGACGGGGGACGGCGGGGGGCAACGGCAATTCACCGGTCCGGGGTGACGGGTGGTTCAGTGACCCCGCCGGCTGCCGCGGCGGCGCAGGGTGTACACCGTGCCTCCCGCGGCGGCGAGCAAGAGGGCCGCGCCCGCGCCGAGCTGCACGGGGTCCACGCCGGCCGCGCTGCCGCCGAGTCCGCCCTGGACGCCCCGGGCGGAGCCGGTCGCGGGGGGATTGGGGGCGGCCGTCCGCGTGAAGGTGGAACTGGTGGTCGGGCTGGTCGTGCCGCCCGCGATCGTCAGATCGGCCGAGCCGGTCTCCCCGTTGCAGGTGAAGGAGACGGAGTAGACGGCTCCGCGCCGCGCGTCCCGGTCCACCGTGACCCGTACGGCCTGGCCGCGGGCGATGCTCACGGTGTCGAAGACCCCGGAGGAGGCGGTGGCGTAGGCGGCGTTGCATCCGGTGACCGAGAGGACCGTCTGGCCGCCGGGAGCGACCGTGGACGGGGTGATGGAGAAGCCGAACGAGGTGACCTGCCGGGCTTCTGCGGCGGTCGCGGCAGACGTGCCGAGGACGCCGAGCGCGAGTACGGCGCCCGTGGCGCCGGCGCTCAGCAGGGCTGTGGCGGAGGTACGTATCGCACCCATGGTTGATTCTCCGGATCCCCGAGGAGCAGCCGCGGAAGGGGTTTCCGCACGTGGAGGGTCGTGCGCCTCGATGTCCGCCACGCTAGATCCGGGTGACCACGCCCGCGATCAGGAACGGGCGAATGGGGCATGGTCCTAGGCCGAACCGGGGACAGGAGGCCTGTCCCCGGTTTGCCGCGGGCTTTTCGCCGACGGGTTCCGGCGCCGACTGCCGGGGGCTCTCAGTCCCCGAGGCCCAGGTGCGGGAACTGTGAGAGGAACGGTTCGGCGGTGGCCGAGATGCCCCGTCCGAAGGGCGCGTCGAAGTCCCAGATGAGGAACAGCAGGAAGGCGATCAGCGCGCTGAACAGACCGGCCAGCAAGAGCTCCCGGAAGGAGCGCCGGATCTGCAGGGTGAAGATCAGGCCGACCGTCACCAGGGCCCCGGCGATGAGCCCGAACCACACCACCCCCGGCATCGTGGCTCCGGCCCCCAGGCCGCGCGCACCGCGGGCGTCGTCCACCGCGGCGACCTGGTCGACCAGCGGCTGGTAAGCCTGCCCCTCGTGGTCGGTCTGCGGCTCGTAGTCGGTCACGTCCCGGCGGATCCGCTCCAGCAGTTCCCCGCCGCGGTCCGTGAGCCGGCCGTGGTCGGCCATCTCCCGCCACTCGGTGTCCACCACGTACGTCACGTACGCGTCCACGTCGGCGCGGATCGCCTTGCGGACCTCGGCCGGGTAGACCTCGGAGCGGACGCTGATCTCGTGCAGGGCCTGCGCCTCCTGGCGCACGTACTCCTGGGCGGCACCGCGGCCCTCCCAGACGCCGGCGATCGCCAGGCCCAGCACGATCGCGTAGATCACCCCGATCATCATCGTCATGTACTCGATGACGTCCGGGGTTTCGTTCGGATCGTCGTCCTCGCCGATCCTGCGGTGGTTGATGAAGGCGATGGACAGGACCACGGCGCAGGCCGCGGCCATCGCGATGGTCAGGACGAGCCATTCCGACAAGATGACTCCCAATCGGGTACGGGTGGGGCGGGGCTACCGGGGGCGCGGGGCTACCGGGGGCGCAGCGCGACGATCGCGAGGACTGCGGGAGCCGCGGTCAGCAGGGTGAAGGTCACCGGCGAGACGTGGTGTTCGACCGGCTTGCGGGCGGGTGTGCGGTACCGGGGGCGGGCCACCGGCTGGATCGCGGGCGGCGGTGCCACGGCAGCGGGTGCGGGCGGGGCGGGTGGCTTGGGCGCCGGGGGCGGCGCGGGTGCGGGCGGCGCCGGTTTCGGCGGGACGGCCTTCGGCGGCGGCTTCGGTACGGGTTTTGGCGCCGGTTTGGGCGGGGGCGGGGGCGGCGCGGGCTCCGGCGGTGGGGCCGGCGTCGGCGGGGGAGGCGGCGGAGTGGGCTTCGGGGGTGGCGTGGGCTTCGGGGGTGGCGGCGGAGGGGAGGGCTTCGGCGGACAGGGCGGGGGGGGGGGAGGCGGCGGGCAGTGGTGGTTTCCGTGGCCCCCGTGGCCCCCGTGGCCCCCGTGGCCCCCGTGGCCCCCGTGTCCTCCGTGTCCTCCGTGCCCTCCGTGTCCTCCGTGTCCTCCGTGCCCTCCGGGTCCGCCGGGTCCGCCGGGTCCGTCGTGCCGGCCTCCTCCGCGGTCCCCGCCGAGGCCTCCGCCGGGCCGGCCGTCGCGCCGGCCGCCGTGATGTCCGCCACCCGGGCCGCCGCCCCGGCCGTCGTTGGAGGCCGACGCGATCACGGTGGGGGCGAAGGCGCCGTCGTCGGAGCCGGTCGTCGCGTAGGCGCTGCTATCAGCCACGGCCGGTGTGACGGACAGGGCCGCCCACAGCAGGACCGGGACCGCCAGCAGGCGTCTGGCACAGGCTTTGTTCACCCGGCGAGCATGGGCTCGCGCACGCCCGCGCACGCGAGGGTCCGGCCTTGTTCGCCAGAACGGGTGGACTGCCGAGCGGAAAGGTTTGAGCCACTCACGCGTCCCCCGGTGGGCGAGTCCGGGCGCTCATCGCGCAATTCCCAAAAGGGATGTGTCGGTATCGATCATTCTTCCGGACAGGTGCCGCGCAGGTGTTTGGTGTGTGACGAAGAACGGATCGCCAATTTCCGCTTTTGCTCGCCCCGTTGGCCAATGATCAGTACATTCGGCTCGGACAGGAGTCCGAACGCTGACGGACCGCCGCAGGAACAACGCTTGGAGACCCCGATGGAGCGCCCCGCCTGGGCCCCGCCAGGCATCGACATATCGGTGCCGAGCGTGTCCCGCATCTACGATTACTACCTGGGCGGGTCCCACAATTTCGAGGTCGACCGCCAGGCGGCCCGCCGGGCCATGGAATTCATGCCGGGCCTGCCCAAGATCATGCAGGCCAACCGGGCATTCATGCGCCGCACCGTGCGGTACGCGGTGGCCGAGGGCGTCACGCAGTTCCTCGACATCGGCTCCGGCATCCCCACCTTCGGCAATGTCCACGAGATCGCCCAGGCCGCCAGCCCGGAGGCGCGCGTGGTCTACGTCGACCACGACCCGGTGGCCGTCGCGCACAGCCAGGCCGTGCTGGCCGGCGACGAGCGCAGCGGTGTCGTCGCCGCCGACCTCCGCAAGCCGCAGGACATCCTGACCGCCCCGGAGGTGGCCCGGCTGCTCGACCTCGACCGGCCGGTCGCCCTCCTGCTCGTCGCCGTCCTGCACTTCCTGGAGGACTCGGACGACCCGTACGCGGCCGTGGCCGAGCTGCGCGACGCACTGGCCCCGGGCAGCCTGCTGGTCCTCACGCACGCCTCGTTCGAGGGCATCCCGCTCACCGAGGAGGTCGCGGGCGGCACCGTCGGCGTCTACCGGGACATCCGCAATCCCCTCGTGATGCGCAGCGGGGAGCAGATCCGCCGCTTCTTCGACGGGTTCGAGATGCTGGAGCCGGGTCTGGTGTCCATGCCCGACTGGCGGCCGGACGGGGCCGAGTCCGCGGAGGGCGGCGCCGTTCCGGAGGACCCGTACGCCTTCTCGGGCTACGGCGGCGTGGGACGCAAGGCGTGAGACTTCCTGCACAGACGGCGGGCGCGCCGGCCGGCGCCGCGGCGCCCGCCGCTGCTCCGGCCCACGGTGCCGGGGCGGCGACCTCGGCGGCTCCGGAGCCGCCGGCGGGTCCCAAAGGCGGTATCGACGACCGGATCGCCCGCTTCGCGACCATCTGGGGACGGGCGATCTTTCCGGTCACGGCGACCTCGCTGACCCGGACCGAGTTCGAACGGCACCTCGTCCCGCTCACCCGGACGCTCGCCGAGGCCCTGCACGCCCGGCCCTTCGACGCCGCCGTGGGCCAGCGGGTCGGCGCGGAGCTCATCGCCGTGCACTGCACCGACCCGGAGGCGCTGTCGGGCACGCTCGGGGTGATCGAGTCGTACCTGGTGCTCTACTGCGGGCCCGGCTGGCCCGGGGGACCGGGCGCAGGCTCCGGCATGGACGACACCGAGGAGTACCGGGCGCGCTGTGCCCGTCTCCAGCACGGGATCGCCGCGGGCTTCGCCCGCGCCCTGCGCGAGCGCACCCTCAAGGAGCAGGAGGCCATCGCCCGTTCGGCGCTGACCGCCCGCATCGACGCGCAGCAGGCCCTGCACGCGAGCGAGGAGCGCTTCCGGGCGGTCTTCGAGGGCGCGGCCGTCGGGATCGGCATCGCCGACCTGGACGGGAACATCCTCGAGGTCAACGATGCGCTGCTGCAGATGTTCGGCGGCCTGGAGGGGCACGTCCGGGGCCGCAAGGTCAGCGAGTGGGGGCACCCCGACGACACCCCGCACGTGTGGCGGATGCACGGCGAGCTGGTGCGCGGCGAGCGCGAGAACTTCCGCGTGGAGAAGCCCTATTACCGGCACGACGGAACGGTGCTCTGGACCAACCTGACGGTGTCCCTGCTGCGCGACGCCGACGGGGTGCCGCGCTATCAGCTGGCGCTGATGGAGGACACCACCGAACGCCGGCTGCTCAACCTGCGCCTGCGCTACGAGGCGACCCACGACGCCCTGACGGGACTGCCCAACCGGACGCTGTTCTTCGAACGGCTGGAGAAGGCCCTGAGCGGGGCCGGGGCCAGCCGCTTCGGCCTGTGCTACCTGGATCTCGACGGGTTCAAGGCGGTCAACGACAGCCTCGGCCACTCGGCGGGCGACCGGCTGCTGGTGGAGGTCGCGGACCGGCTGCAGAGCTGCGCGACCGGCCCCGGCGAAGTGGTCGCCCGGCTCGGCGGGGACGAGTTCGTGGCCCTGACCACCGGCCCCGACACCGAGCAGGAGGTGACCGACCTGGCGGTGCGCATCCTGTCGGCGCTGTCGACGCCGATCCGGCTGGAGGGCCGCGAACTGACGGTCCGGGGCAGTATCGGCATCGTCGAGGGCCCGGCCCGCGAGCGCACCCCCGCGGAGGTGCTGCGCAGCGCGGACATCACGATGTACCGGGCCAAGGCGGCCGGCGGCAACCGCTTCGAGTTCGCCGACGCGGAGGCCGACGCCCGGGCCATCACCCGCCACGGACTGACCAACGCCCTGCCCGCGGCGCTGGAGCGCGGCGAGTTCTTCATCGAGTACCAGCCGCTGGTGCACATGCACGACGGCAGCGTGCACGGCGCGGAGGCGCTGGTGCGCTGGTCGCACCCGCAGTACGGGGTGCTCGGCCCGGACCGCTTCATCCCGCTCGCCGAACGGACCGGGCTGATCGTGCCGCTCGGCCGCTGGGTCCTGGAGGAGGCCGTCCGCCAGGCCCGCAACTGGCAGCGCCAGCACGGCGGCTCGTCCCTGCGGGTCAACGTCAACCTCTCACCGACCCAGCTGCACCACCCCGGCTTGGTCGCCGACACCGTCGCCGTGCTGGAGAAGTCGGGCCTCGCCCCGGGCGCGCTGTGCCTGGAGGTGACCGAGTCGGCGCTGATAGGTGCCGACGACGAACTCCTCGAACCGCTGCGCCGCCTCGCCGCCCTCGGCGTGGACATCGCCCTCGACGACTTCGGCACCGGCTACTCGAACCTGGCCAATCTGCGCCGCCTCCCGGTCAGCGTCCTGAAGCTGGACCGCTCCTTCACGCAGGGGATGCAGCAGAACCCGGCCAACCCGGTCGACGTCAAGATCGTGGAGGGGATCGTCGCCCTGGCCCACAGCCTCGAACTCGCCGTCACGGTGGAGGGCGTGGAGACCGGAGCCCAGGCCGCCCAGCTGCGCGACCTCGGCTGCGACACCGCCCAGGGCTGGTACTACGCCCGCCCGGGCGCCCCCGACCGCATCCACACCCTCTCCCTCTCGGACGCCGTGCCCACCGCCTCCTGACCTCGGCCGGTCGCCCGTCAGTTCATGCCGACCTCCGTCCCGCGCCCCGGCTCGCGGACCGCCGCCATCACCCGTTCCATCCGCCGGGCGGTGTCGGCCAGCACCTCGGCCGCCACCGGCAGGCGCTCGGCCTCGTACGCGTCCAGCACGTCGTCCGGAGCCGGGCTGGTGACGGCGGCTGCCAAGGTCCGGGCGAGGGCGGCCGCGTCCCGGATCCCGGTGTTCATGCCCAGCCCGCCGGCTATCGGGTGGACGTGCGCCGCGTCCCCGGCGAGGAAGACCCGGCCCGCGCGCATCCGGGCGGCCTTGCGCACGTTGGCCCGCCATGACGAGAGCCAGGTGGGATCCGCCAGCCGGATCCCCGGTACCCCGGCGTACCGGTCGAAGAGCCGCTGGAAGCCCTCCAGCGAGGGCGGCAGCGGCTCTCCCCGCTCGTCCTGCTCGGGCGCGGCCTGGAGCTGGAAGACCTCCGTCCCCGGTATCGGGCACAGGAGTATCCCGCCGCCGTCCGACGTGAACCACTGGTGCCAGTAGTCCCGGCTCAGCCCCGGCGCCCTCACGTCCCCGAGCACCATCGTCGGCTTTTCCTCGGTGTGCCCCTCGAAGGGGATCGCGAGGATCTCCCGGACCGAGCTGTGGCCGCCGTCGCACCCCGCGGCGTAACGCGCGCGGACCGCACGGCCGTCGGCCAGGCGGGCGGTGACCCCCGTGCCGTCCTGGGCGATCCCCGCGACCCCGGCCTCGTACTCGATCCGGACGCCGAGGCCGGCCAGCCGCTCGCGGAGGACCTCCTCGACCTGCCACTGCCCGATCAGGAGGCCGCCGCCGAGGACCGGGGTGTCGTTGACGAGGGCCCCGTCGAAGTACTTGCGCAGGACCGGCTCGCAGGAGCCGATCGCGCGGACCCCGTCGGAGACGCCGAGCCGGGAGAAGACCTCCAGGCTGCCCGGGTCGAGGCCCTTGCCCCGGGACTCGCGGTGGGGTGCG is part of the Streptomyces subrutilus genome and encodes:
- a CDS encoding DUF4239 domain-containing protein → MSEWLVLTIAMAAACAVVLSIAFINHRRIGEDDDPNETPDVIEYMTMMIGVIYAIVLGLAIAGVWEGRGAAQEYVRQEAQALHEISVRSEVYPAEVRKAIRADVDAYVTYVVDTEWREMADHGRLTDRGGELLERIRRDVTDYEPQTDHEGQAYQPLVDQVAAVDDARGARGLGAGATMPGVVWFGLIAGALVTVGLIFTLQIRRSFRELLLAGLFSALIAFLLFLIWDFDAPFGRGISATAEPFLSQFPHLGLGD
- a CDS encoding SAM-dependent methyltransferase; this translates as MERPAWAPPGIDISVPSVSRIYDYYLGGSHNFEVDRQAARRAMEFMPGLPKIMQANRAFMRRTVRYAVAEGVTQFLDIGSGIPTFGNVHEIAQAASPEARVVYVDHDPVAVAHSQAVLAGDERSGVVAADLRKPQDILTAPEVARLLDLDRPVALLLVAVLHFLEDSDDPYAAVAELRDALAPGSLLVLTHASFEGIPLTEEVAGGTVGVYRDIRNPLVMRSGEQIRRFFDGFEMLEPGLVSMPDWRPDGAESAEGGAVPEDPYAFSGYGGVGRKA
- a CDS encoding putative bifunctional diguanylate cyclase/phosphodiesterase; its protein translation is MDDRIARFATIWGRAIFPVTATSLTRTEFERHLVPLTRTLAEALHARPFDAAVGQRVGAELIAVHCTDPEALSGTLGVIESYLVLYCGPGWPGGPGAGSGMDDTEEYRARCARLQHGIAAGFARALRERTLKEQEAIARSALTARIDAQQALHASEERFRAVFEGAAVGIGIADLDGNILEVNDALLQMFGGLEGHVRGRKVSEWGHPDDTPHVWRMHGELVRGERENFRVEKPYYRHDGTVLWTNLTVSLLRDADGVPRYQLALMEDTTERRLLNLRLRYEATHDALTGLPNRTLFFERLEKALSGAGASRFGLCYLDLDGFKAVNDSLGHSAGDRLLVEVADRLQSCATGPGEVVARLGGDEFVALTTGPDTEQEVTDLAVRILSALSTPIRLEGRELTVRGSIGIVEGPARERTPAEVLRSADITMYRAKAAGGNRFEFADAEADARAITRHGLTNALPAALERGEFFIEYQPLVHMHDGSVHGAEALVRWSHPQYGVLGPDRFIPLAERTGLIVPLGRWVLEEAVRQARNWQRQHGGSSLRVNVNLSPTQLHHPGLVADTVAVLEKSGLAPGALCLEVTESALIGADDELLEPLRRLAALGVDIALDDFGTGYSNLANLRRLPVSVLKLDRSFTQGMQQNPANPVDVKIVEGIVALAHSLELAVTVEGVETGAQAAQLRDLGCDTAQGWYYARPGAPDRIHTLSLSDAVPTAS
- a CDS encoding FAD-dependent monooxygenase, which produces MTDVLIAGSGPTGLTLACDLALRGVAVRILERRRAPHRESRGKGLDPGSLEVFSRLGVSDGVRAIGSCEPVLRKYFDGALVNDTPVLGGGLLIGQWQVEEVLRERLAGLGVRIEYEAGVAGIAQDGTGVTARLADGRAVRARYAAGCDGGHSSVREILAIPFEGHTEEKPTMVLGDVRAPGLSRDYWHQWFTSDGGGILLCPIPGTEVFQLQAAPEQDERGEPLPPSLEGFQRLFDRYAGVPGIRLADPTWLSSWRANVRKAARMRAGRVFLAGDAAHVHPIAGGLGMNTGIRDAAALARTLAAAVTSPAPDDVLDAYEAERLPVAAEVLADTARRMERVMAAVREPGRGTEVGMN